From the Actinomycetota bacterium genome, one window contains:
- a CDS encoding pyridoxamine 5'-phosphate oxidase family protein — MSKSVGRPHIPGYGIPEHLEGLLPWDHVARRMEGSRHYWVSTCRPDGRPHAMPVWGVWVEGTLYFGGGPQTVWSRNLAANPLVCVHLESGDDVVVLEGSVDRITEASHPMMSRIDDAYEAKYEMRHGPPIWVLRPTVAFAWTKFPDDMTRWVLSP; from the coding sequence ATGTCGAAGTCAGTGGGACGGCCGCACATCCCGGGGTACGGGATCCCGGAGCACCTCGAGGGGCTGCTCCCTTGGGACCACGTGGCCCGGCGGATGGAAGGATCGCGCCACTACTGGGTGTCCACCTGCCGTCCGGATGGGCGGCCACACGCGATGCCCGTGTGGGGCGTGTGGGTGGAGGGGACTCTTTACTTCGGGGGTGGGCCGCAGACCGTGTGGTCGAGGAACCTCGCGGCGAACCCCCTCGTATGCGTCCACTTGGAGAGCGGGGATGACGTGGTGGTGCTCGAGGGCTCGGTCGACCGGATCACCGAAGCGTCCCACCCGATGATGTCGCGGATCGACGACGCCTACGAGGCCAAGTACGAGATGCGACACGGCCCGCCGATCTGGGTACTGCGCCCGACCGTGGCATTCGCCTGGACGAAGTTTCCGGACGACATGACCCGGTGGGTGTTGTCGCCCTAG